From the genome of Geminocystis herdmanii PCC 6308, one region includes:
- a CDS encoding type II toxin-antitoxin system VapC family toxin, which translates to MDRKIIADTSGIIAFLDRDDQYHSSVVKIFQQYQIYVPVTVLPEVDYLVTKYLGEKVARSFIEDLGEGCFEYLEIDVENIYTVTKLMAKYKDLPLGFVDASIVVLAEYNKIKQILTLDRRHFNLIQTETVNFFHIFP; encoded by the coding sequence ATGGACAGAAAAATAATAGCAGATACCAGTGGTATTATCGCTTTTTTAGATAGAGATGATCAATATCATTCTTCAGTAGTAAAAATTTTTCAGCAATATCAAATTTATGTACCTGTTACGGTTTTACCCGAAGTTGACTATCTCGTAACTAAATATTTAGGAGAAAAAGTAGCGAGAAGTTTTATTGAAGACTTAGGGGAAGGATGTTTTGAATATTTAGAAATCGATGTAGAAAACATTTATACAGTAACTAAATTAATGGCAAAATACAAAGACTTACCTTTAGGCTTTGTTGATGCCAGTATAGTTGTTTTAGCTGAATATAATAAAATCAAACAAATTTTAACTTTAGACAGGAGACACTTTAATTTAATTCAAACTGAAACAGTAAATTTTTTTCATATATTCCCATAG